A region from the Geotrypetes seraphini chromosome 10, aGeoSer1.1, whole genome shotgun sequence genome encodes:
- the LENG9 gene encoding leukocyte receptor cluster member 9 — MEKSSEQEGCSSSENHDNGKEPAAEKEPTVESDDTGTCSFYLEGRCRFGNRCRSLHPGSSQEQVAVLLPPKSTKGETPQAHKKPPMKTAEDVISRIQWDEHLPSECFAVGYLDRFLGTLEKPFSAFSWEDLAAVGHDVLAIPKHRIQYFKFRDLIVWDKRTRTDNVFGSTGSGQTILDIVDSYETLVQMEEPRHTVADPIEENEGENNADNAIREHPSPQRLRPTHFVAVQISSTEVKDAIKEVQQYLVKERPQLEEFCCSVSTLHLTLCPLHLDSPEEIEKSLTILQEFMSTTQRLLPPTLILHFQGLEDFHARVLYIAPSETTQLLSFAHALNRSFCEKGLTVIQSPDAQKLHLTIAKIPRRYSHKDPKLQLCPDLYRELQGKEFGSQAVDSLCFCYAGKERRADGFYTTLIEFPLY; from the coding sequence ATGGAGAAGAGCTCAGAGCAGGAAGGTTGCAGTTCCTCTGAGAATCATGACAATGGAAAGGAACCAGCAGCAGAGAAAGAACCCACTGTTGAGTCAGACGACACTGGCACATGTAGTTTCTACCTGGAAGGGCGCTGCCGCTTTGGGAATCGTTGTCGGAGCCTCCATCCTGGATCCAGCCAAGAGCAGGTGGCTGTGCTACTTCCGCCAAAGTCTACAAAAGGAGAGACACCACAAGCACATAAGAAGCCTCCCATGAAAACGGCAGAGGATGTTATCTCTCGCATTCAGTGGGATGAGCACTTGCCCAGTGAGTGCTTTGCAGTTGGCTATCTGGATCGGTTCCTAGGTACCCTTGAGAAACCCTTCTCTGCCTTTTCGTGGGAGGACTTGGCTGCTGTGGGACATGATGTGCTGGCAATACCTAAACACAGAATCCAATACTTCAAATTTAGGGACTTGATAGTGTGGGATAAAAGAACACGTACGGACAATGTATTTGGCTCTACAGGCAGTGGCCAAACCATCCTGGACATTGTGGATTCATATGAGACACTGGTACAGATGGAAGAACCCAGACACACAGTTGCAGATCCAATAGAGGAGAACGAAGGTGAAAATAACGCCGACAATGCCATTCGGGAGCACCCCTCACCACAGAGGCTGAGACCCACTCATTTTGTTGCCGTGCAAATCAGCAGTACCGAGGTGAAAGATGCTATCAAAGAGGTTCAACAGTACCTGGTGAAAGAAAGGCCTCAGCTCGAGGAATTCTGCTGCTCCGTGTCCACTCTCCACCTGACCTTGTGCCCATTACACCTTGATTCcccagaggagattgagaaatCGCTCACCATTCTACAAGAGTTCATGTCCACTACACAACGCCTTCTTCCTCCCACACTTATTCTTCACTTCCAGGGCCTGGAAGACTTTCACGCTCGTGTGCTCTACATTGCACCCTCGGAGACAACACAGCTGTTGAGCTTCGCGCATGCTCTAAATCGCAGCTTCTGTGAGAAAGGACTGACAGTAATCCAGTCACCTGACGCTCAGAAACTTCACCTGACTATTGCTAAGATTCCCAGACGCTACTCTCATAAGGACCCCAAGCTTCAATTGTGCCCTGATCTCTACAGGGAATTGCAAGGAAAGGAGTTTGGGTCACAAGCAGTTGactccctctgtttctgttacgcTGGAAAAGAGAGACGAGCAGATGGCTTTTATACCACACTGATAGAGTTCCCACTTTATTGA